In the Athene noctua chromosome 21, bAthNoc1.hap1.1, whole genome shotgun sequence genome, one interval contains:
- the TACR2 gene encoding substance-K receptor — MSTFSILNASNVSQADSPEDSGNWTAVTQFTQPGWQIALWAITYSFIVITSIVGNITIIWIILAHRRMRTATNYFIVNLALSDLLMSTFNTIFNFIYASHNVWYFGEEFCRFQNWFPITAMFVSIYSMTAVAAERYVAIIHPFKPRLSAGSTRVIIGIIWLVAFGLAFPQCFYAEIMTDNGTTKCIVVWPDDVGSKHQLTYHIAVIVLIYLLPLMVMFVAYSIIGITLWSSAVPGNHLNRVRYEHQVNAKKKFVKTMVVVVIIFAVCWLPYHIYFILGSFKEDIYQQKYIQQVYLAIFLLAMSSTMYNPIIYCCLNQRFRSGFKLAFRWCPCIKATEKDKLKLTSPSLYQTTHRKSRTTSFNTETQLNEKEKTSFTLTQQTL; from the exons ATGAgcacattttccattttaaatgctAGCAACGTTTCGCAGGCTGATTCCCCGGAGGACAGTGGCAATTGGACGGCAGTAACCCAGTTTACCCAGCCGGGATGGCAAATTGCTTTGTGGGCTATCACCTATTCCTTCATCGTTATCACATCCATCGTTGGCAACATCACCATCATCTGGATTATTCTTGCGCACAGGAGAATGAGGACTGCTACCAATTACTTTATCGTTAATTTGGCTCTTTCGGATTTGCTGATGTCCACTTTCAATACCATCTTCAATTTTATTTACGCCAGTCACAACGTCTGGTATTTTGGCGAGGAATTCTGCAGGTTTCAGAACTGGTTCCCCATCACCGCAATGTTTGTGAGCATTTACTCCATGACAGCTGTGGCTGCAGAGAG GTACGTGGCAATAATTCATCCCTTCAAGCCCAGGCTCTCTGCTGGAAGCACCAGAGTCATCATAGGGATAATCTGGCTGGTGGCATTTGGGCTCGCCTTCCCACAGTGCTTCTACGCCGAGATCATGACGGACAACGGAACGACGAAATGCATCGTTGTCTGGCCTGATGACGTCGGATCCAAGCACCAGCTCAC gTATCACATTGCAGTGATCGTGTTGATTTATTTACTGCCTTTAATGGTGATGTTTGTTGCATACAGCATTATAGGAATTACTCTGTGGAGCAGTGCAGTTCCAGGCAACCACCTTAACAGAGTCCGCTATGAACACCAAGTTAATGCCAAAAAAAAG TTTGTGAAGACCATGGTGGTAGTTGTGATAATTTTTGCTGTCTGCTGGCTGCCCTATCACATATACTTCATCCTGGGGAGCTTCAAGGAAGACATCTACCAGCAGAAGTACATTCAGCAGGTTTATCTTGCAATCTTTCTCCTTGCCATGAGTTCGACAATGTACAACCCCATCATATACTGCTGTCTTAACCAAAG GTTTCGTTCTGGCTTCAAATTAGCCTTCCGGTGGTGTCCGTGCATAAAAGCAACTGAGAAAGACAAACTTAAACTTACATCCCCATCTCTTTACCAGACAACCCACAGGAAGTCAAGAACAACAAGTTTCAACACAGAAACTCAATTGAATGAGAAAGAGAAGACATCATTTACCCTCACCCAGCAAACGCTTTGA